Proteins from one Aquila chrysaetos chrysaetos chromosome 5, bAquChr1.4, whole genome shotgun sequence genomic window:
- the LOC115340935 gene encoding RNA helicase Mov10l1 codes for MLGLFSKALSYFWRRAGDEEREDERWAASGDKELKTVQGVVTRFCHDYGMIDDMIIFTKDAVTKNMPLTVGQEVTATVEEDKTSGGLKAIRVDAAQNTWGESNPTCDASELNMKILIGNITSLSKDGGYINQNTFFAMEDVCEGFKPCEGDWVQAKYFINPTTWNSEAVAVKPLRYKQIDKVRISSICGRSGTVDDSIFFTLDSLRLPDGYSPCKHDLVNTIVVESNQSCYIWRALCLVPVSQDGQSHSNGVSLDEPYENLMRDKGGLEVSRMTNFGTLKQGESKRMIIWIENKGSVPQSLISCSLAGWVKDKQFSLQSPQKLEEQHMSH; via the exons GtgataaagaattaaaaactgtaCAAGGAGTAGTGACAAGATTTTGCCATGATTATGGGATGATAGATGACATGATAATCTTCACAAAGGATGCTGTTACAAAAAATATGCCTCTGACTGTTGGACAGGAAGTTACTGCCACTGTTGAAGAGGATAAAACATCAGGTGGCTTGAAGGCCATCAGG gtggatgcagcccagaatacGTGGGGAGAGTCCAATCCTACTTGTGATGCTTCTGaactaaatatgaaaatattaattggcAATATTACCTCTCTCTCTAAGGATGGTGGCTATATTAATCAGAATACTTTTTTTGCAATGGAAGACGTCTGTGAAG GTTTCAAACCTTGTGAAGGTGACTGGGTGCAAGCGAAATATTTTATTAACCCAACAACATGGAACAGTGAAGCAGTTGCTGTAAAGCCTTTGAGATATAAGCAAATAGATAAG GTTCGCATTTCCAGCATCTGTGGAAGAAGTGGTACAGTAGATGACAgtatatttttcactttggatTCACTGAGACTTCCTGATGGCTATTCACCTTGTAAACATGATCTAGTGAACACGATTGTGGTGGAGAGTAATCAGTCGTGTTATATTTGGAGAGCTCTCTGCTTGGTGCCAGTCAGCCAGGATGG acaATCTCACTCTAATGGAGTCAGTCTGGATGAGCCTTATGAAAACTTAATGAGAGACAAAGGAGGGTTGGAAGTATCAAGAATGACTAATTTTGGAACTCTGAAGCAGGGGGAATCTAAAAGAATGATCATTTGGATAGA GAATAAAGGGAGTGTACCACAGTCCTTAATCAGCTGCAGCTTAGCTGGATGGGTGAAAGACAAGCAATTCAGTCTTCAGAGTCCTCAAAAAT TGGAGGAACAACATATGAGTCATTGA